The Magnolia sinica isolate HGM2019 chromosome 10, MsV1, whole genome shotgun sequence genome includes a window with the following:
- the LOC131257848 gene encoding probable disease resistance protein RF9 yields MGILGMKELEEWSRIEEGTMKSLHYLLIESCPKLKMLPDGFQHLAAIQHLCFGGMSEEFMKRVRGGGDDHLKEVVDFIVPLERLHGYHLSQG; encoded by the exons ATGGGAATCTTAGGTATGAAAGAATTGGAAGAGTGGAGTAGAATAGAGGAGGGTACAATGAAATCTCTACATTATCTCCTTATTGAGAGTTGTCCAAAGCTAAAGATGCTCCCAGATGGCTTTCAGCACCTCGCTGCCATCCAACATCTATGTTTTGGTGGCATGTCAGAAGAATTCATGAAGAGGGTAAGGGGCGGCGGAGATGACCATCTCAAG GAGGTGGTTGATTTCATTGTACCCTTGGAGCGGCTTCATGGCTACCACCTTTCGCAAGGTTAG
- the LOC131257640 gene encoding disease resistance protein RPM1-like encodes MAEAVLSFFVQKLGEQLVHEVELLSGVCDDVVWIKDELQSMRALLKDADQRGERDKGVLAWITQVRHLVFNAEDAVDEFMIRTESQRRLRNGPVGCLVFHACFIKHLIVQHQFGTQIQNIRKEVKEIQERSARYRFQDAYQEGSSSNATDSGNRDPGVAASWVEEADIVGLENDAMKLEQLLLEKEETQQRTVILIVGMGGSGKTTLAKKIYKTAKTSFDCHAWIYVSQSFQKKDILKRMLEGFYESRKEAAPNHGETMDETNIAKMINDYLQGKRYALFLDDIWDASVWEAVKYALPREGGGKIIFTTRIENTARPVHEKCSIHRVEPLSHELSWELFQKKAFMKQDTQGTCPPHLVEVGNAMVKRCKGLPLAIVVIGGLMSKKSTDLAEWNDVLENLDWELKDNEDLARLNRALLTSYNYLPFHLKYCFLYCGLFPEDHEIKRKKLIRMWVAEGFIEEHPRKTPEEVSSNYFAQLIDRNLLQPVIHHDTGELIACQVHDLMRDIAIHMFKKENFAAILTNPRNNLEEVQHRLAIQNTAIDIPGSMPELNTRSLIVFNDKDQFPSSSFCRMFSKFKLLRVLDLEGTKIKILPNEVGGLIHLRYLSLRRTQIEELPVSFQRLHNLQTLDVRDSHLKGLPTGIEMLTKLRHLNLKKYSDHREVYKMPTQTASLSNLQTLSGASVDGGFSRELGYLTQLKKLFIGEVKGEDCRQLCDSISQLKWLRSLKIDSLGLDEEVNLQELSQPPQYLEKLYLVVTQSGVAES; translated from the exons ATGGCCGAGGCTGTTCTTTCCTTTTTCGTTCAAAAATTGGGTGAGCAACTAGTCCATGAAGTGGAGCTTCTCTCTGGAGTTTGCGATGACGTTGTGTGGATCAAGGATGAGCTCCAAAGCATGAGAGCCTTATTAAAGGACGCCGATCAAAGAGGGGAGAGGGATAAAGGTGTATTGGCTTGGATTACCCAAGTGAGGCACTTAGTCTTCAATGCCGAAGATGCAGTTGATGAGTTCATGATCCGAACCGAGTCACAACGCCGTCTTCGGAATGGACCGGTGGGATGCCTTGTCTTTCATGCCTGCTTCATCAAGCACTTGATAGTTCAACACCAGTTTGGTACTCAAATTCAAAATATTAGGAAGGAGGTGAAGGAGATTCAAGAAAGAAGCGCTCGGTACAGGTTTCAGGATGCATATCAGGAAGGGAGCAGTTCAAATGCTACAGATTCTGGCAATCGAGATCCTGGAGTTGCTGCTTCTTGGGTCGAAGAAGCAGACATAGTGGGGCTCGAGAATGACGCCATGAAACTGGAGCAATTGTTGCTGGAAAAAGAGGAGACACAACAGCGTACTGTCATTTTGATTGTGGGTATGGGCGGTTCCGGAAAGACGACTCTTGCAAAGAAAATCTACAAAACAGCAAAGACAAGTTTTGATTGCCATGCATGGATTTATGTGTCTCAATCATTCCAAAAGAAGGATATCTTGAAGCGCATGCTTGAAGGATTTTATGAGAGTAGGAAGGAGGCGGCTCCAAATCATGGGGAGACAATGGATGAGACAAACATAGCGAAGATGATCAACGACTACTTGCAAGGAAAAAGGTACGCTCTGTTCCTTGATGATATATGGGATGCTAGTGTTTGGGAAGCTGTCAAATATGCTTTGCCTCGTGAGGGTGGAGGCAAGATCATCTTCACCACTCGCATTGAAAATACAGCCCGTCCTGTCCATGAGAAGTGCTCTATACACAGAGTAGAGCCATTATCTCATGAATTGTCTTGGGAACTCTTCCAAAAAAAGGCATTTATGAAGCAAGACACTCAGGGAACTTGCCCGCCACACTTAGTTGAAGTGGGAAATGCCATGGTCAAAAGATGCAAAGGGTTACCACTCGCCATTGTGGTAATTGGTGGCCTCATGTCAAAGAAGAGCACTGATCTAGCTGAATGGAATGATGTTCTTGAAAATCTTGATTGGGAACTGAAAGATAATGAAGATCTTGCAAGATTAAATCGAGCCCTGTTAACGAGTTACAATTATTTACCTTTTCACCTCAAATACTGTTTCTTGTATTGTGGTCTGTTTCCTGAGGACCATGAGATTAAGAGAAAGAAGCTGATTCGCATGTGGGTGGCCGAGGGCTTTATTGAGGAACATCCACGGAAGACACCTGAAGAAGTTTCAAGTAATTACTTTGCTCAGCTCATTGATCGGAACCTGCTCCAACCTGTCATTCATCATGATACAGGGGAATTGATAGCGTGTCAAGTGCATGACCTCATGCGTGACATTGCTATTCACATGTTTAAGAAGGAAAATTTCGCAGCAATCCTAACAAATCCAAGAAATAATTTAGAAGAAGTGCAGCATCGGTTAGCCATCCAAAACACTGCAATTGATATTCCAGGAAGCATGCCTGAATTGAATACTCGGTCACTTATTGTATTTAACGACAAGGATCAATTTCCCTCTTCCTCTTTCTGTAGAatgttttcaaaattcaaattattGAGGGTATTAGATCTGGAAGGCACTAAAATAAAGATTTTGCCGAATGAAGTTGGAGGTTTGATCCACTTACGGTATTTGAGCTTGAGGAGGACACAGATTGAGGAACTCCCTGTTTCATTCCAAAGACTGCACAACCTACAGACGCTGGACGTTAGAGATTCCCATTTGAAAGGTTTACCCACTGGAATAGAGATGCTTACGAAATTGAGGCATCTTAATTTGAAGAAATATTCTGACCATAGAGAAGTCTATAAGATGCCTACGCAAACAGCCAGTTTAAGCAACCTCCAAACACTATCAGGTGCATCAGTCGACGGTGGCTTTTCAAGAGAGTTGGGTTACTTAACGCAACTTAAGAAATTATTTATTGGAGAAGTAAAGGGGGAAGATTGTAGACAACTATGTGATTCCATTAGTCAGTTGAAATGGTTGCGATCTCTCAAAATAGATTCCCTGGGCTTAGATGAAGAAGTCAATTTACAAGAATTGTCACAGCCTCCTCAGTACCTTGAGAAACTTTATTTGGTAG TTACCCAATCTGGTGTGGCTGAGTCTTGA